A segment of the Streptomyces sp. P9-A2 genome:
GTGAGGACCCGATCCCCGGCGTCACCAGCGAGCTGATCATCGACGCGGCGCGGACGGCCGGCGCGGACGTGACGCCGGTGCACGACAGGACGGAGATCCCGGAGGCCGTCGCGGGAATGGCGAAGCCCGGTGATCTGGTTCTCACCATGGGAGCGGGCGATGTCACCGACCTCGGCCCGCTGATCCTGGACCGTCTGTCGAAGTAGCGGCGTCGACGCGGGAGCGCCGACGCGGGAGCGCCGACGCGGGAACGCCGAAGACGTAAGAGAAGCGGCAAGAAGAAGTGGAAAGGCTGGAGGCTCATGTCGTACGACGTGGAGAAGCCGGACGAGCAGTGGCGCGCGGAACTGTCGCCGTCCGAGTACGCCGTGCTGCGCCAGGCGGCCACGGAGCCGGCCTTCACCGGTGAGTACACCGACACCAAGGCCGAGGGCGTGTACGCGTGCCGTGCCTGCGGTGCCGAACTGTTCACCTCGAAGACCAAGTTCGAGTCGCACTGCGGCTGGCCCTCGTTCTACGACCCGCGGGACTCCGAAGCGGTCGAACTGATCGAGGACCGGTCGCACGGCATGGTGCGCACCGAGGTGCGCTGTTCCCGCTGCGGCTCACATCTCGGACACGTGTTCGAGGGTGAGGGGTATGCGACACCCACGGACCAGCGGTACTGCATCAACAGCATCTCGCTGAAGCTGCGGTCCGCCGAGGGCTGACCCGCACACCGTGCCGACGCCGAAGGGCCGCCGGGGACTCATGGTCCCCGGCGGCCCTTCGGTGTCTCGGTGTCTCCGTGTCTCCGTGTCCGTGTGTCTGTGCGTCCGTGCGGGATACCCGCCCGACCCACCGGCCGGCGGGGCGTCGTGGTGTCCTCGACGGTCCGTGGCACCCTGCCCGTCGAGCGGGAGCCGCACGGTGAAGACCGTCGGCCCCGGCCCGCCGGTGCTCAGCTCGATGTCGCCGCCGTGCGCGGCGGGGTGCCCGCCTCCGCCGCGTCCAGCCGGGCGAGCAGCAGCAGGTCGTCCAGCAGCGCGCCCATCCGGGCGGCTTCGGCCCGCAGCCGGTCCAGCACGCCGAAGCCGTCGACGTCGGGCGGCATGATGTCGAGCACCACGACGTCCGGCCGGAACGCGGCGGCCCGACGCAGCGCCTCCTCACCGGAGTGGGCGGTGACGGCCTCCCAGCCCTCGTACCGGGCAACGGTCGCCACCAGGTCGGCTGTCGGTGGATCGTCGTCCACGACGAGCAGTCGCACTTTCTCCACCCGCTCCTACTGAGGCACCCGGCCCCGGAGGTGTTTCGAACAGCGGGTTCACGTGAGGTTTCCCGTGGTGGGCGCGGGGCAGGCGGCGTGGGGCGTCCCGGTCGGGCGGCCGGGACGGTCGGGGCGGCCCGACCGGCCGTGCGGCAGGCGAGAGGCACGGAGGCAGGGGAGGCGCGGACAACCCGTTCTCCGGGCGCTGTCGGAGGTGCCGTCTACACTCGACCGGCGGCAGACCCCGAGGCCGTCTCGGCCAGAAGTTTCCAGCCACCCGAAGGGCATCCGGCGTCTTGATACGGATCGAATCAGTCACGAAGCGCTATCCGGACGGCACGGTGGCGGTCGACCGGCTCTCCCTGGAGATTCCCGACCGCTCGATCACCGTCCTCGTCGGACCGTCGGGCTGCGGCAAGACGACCACCCTGCGCATGATCAACCGCATGGTCGAACCCACCGAGGGAACGATCCTGCTCGACGGTGCGGACATCCAGCGGCAACCGGTCACCACCCTGCGCCGGTCCATGGGATACGTCATCCAGAACGCCGGACTGTTCCAGCACCGCACCATCGTCGACAACATCGCCACCGTGCCCCGCATGCTCGGCTGGGGCAAACAGCGGGCCCGGGAACGGGCGGCGGAGCTGATGGAGCGGGTGGGCCTCGACACCGCCATGGCCAAGCGGTACCCGTACCAGCTCTCCGGCGGCCAGCAGCAGCGCGTCGGGGTGGCGCGGGCGCTTGCCGCGGACCCGCCGGTGCTGCTGATGGACGAGCCGTTCTCGGCCGTCGACCCGGTGGTCCGCAAGGGCCTCCAGGACGAACTCCTGCGGATCCAGGAGGAGCTGGGCAAGACCATCGTCTTCGTCACGCACGACATCGACGAGGCGGTCAAACTCGGCACGATGGTCGCCGTCCTGCGCGAGGGCGGCCGGCTCGCCCAGTACGCGCCGCCCGCCGAGCTGCTCTCCGACCCCGCGGACGCGTTCGTCGAGGACTTCCTGGGCGCCGACCGGGGCATCCGGCGGCTCTCCTTCCTCACCACCGCCGCGCTGGAACTGGCCACCGACACCGTGATCCCGCCGGACGCCACCGCCGAGCGGATCGGCGCGGCCGACGCCGCCCACCTCCTGGTGACCGACGACGAGGGACGCCCGCTCGGCTGGTCCGAGCCGCGCCGGCTGACCGCCGGGGACATCCGGCCGGACCAGCTCCTGCCGTACGGGCGCCCGTTCGTGCCCGGGGTGGACTCGCTGCGGGTCGCACTCGACTGCGCCGTGCTCTCCCCGACCGGCTGGGCCGTCGCGGTGGACGACGCCGGCCGGGTGCGGGGAGTCGTCTCCCAGCAGACCATCGGCGACGCCATCCGCACCGCGCACCGAGGCGGCCGCGCCGACGACGAGAAGGTCGCCGGATGAGCGGCTTCTTCACCATCCCCAGCGACCTCCAGCACAGCTGGACCGGCCTGATCGGACTGCACCTGAGGGAGGCGCTGATCCCGGTCGCGGCCGGGCTGCTGCTCGCGCTGCCCATCGCCCAGCTGTGCGGCCGATTCCGCTGGCTGTACCCGCCGGTGCTCGGCCTGACGACCGTGCTGTACGCCATCCCGTCACTGGCGTTCTTCGTCGTCCTCATCGACTACACCGGCCAGACCGAACTCACCGTGATGATCCCGCTGGCCCTGTACAGCCTGGTGGTGCTGATCCCGGCGATCGTCGACGGCGTGCGCTCGGTACCGGACGAGACCCTGGCCGCCG
Coding sequences within it:
- the msrB gene encoding peptide-methionine (R)-S-oxide reductase MsrB produces the protein MSYDVEKPDEQWRAELSPSEYAVLRQAATEPAFTGEYTDTKAEGVYACRACGAELFTSKTKFESHCGWPSFYDPRDSEAVELIEDRSHGMVRTEVRCSRCGSHLGHVFEGEGYATPTDQRYCINSISLKLRSAEG
- a CDS encoding ABC transporter ATP-binding protein; protein product: MIRIESVTKRYPDGTVAVDRLSLEIPDRSITVLVGPSGCGKTTTLRMINRMVEPTEGTILLDGADIQRQPVTTLRRSMGYVIQNAGLFQHRTIVDNIATVPRMLGWGKQRARERAAELMERVGLDTAMAKRYPYQLSGGQQQRVGVARALAADPPVLLMDEPFSAVDPVVRKGLQDELLRIQEELGKTIVFVTHDIDEAVKLGTMVAVLREGGRLAQYAPPAELLSDPADAFVEDFLGADRGIRRLSFLTTAALELATDTVIPPDATAERIGAADAAHLLVTDDEGRPLGWSEPRRLTAGDIRPDQLLPYGRPFVPGVDSLRVALDCAVLSPTGWAVAVDDAGRVRGVVSQQTIGDAIRTAHRGGRADDEKVAG